From one Microscilla marina ATCC 23134 genomic stretch:
- a CDS encoding T9SS type A sorting domain-containing protein gives MKSKLLLSAMFTFVFSFSAWAQQTNTTTTKSSVTVNSSSLNAVKQINDHSVNNARKSTKALSNKNSVVIFPNPARHTLSVRSSGGKETFDRTMIFTTYGKLIKSAGKGSTKIDIRSLPAGTYFVRVQSNGNTITKKLIKE, from the coding sequence ATGAAAAGTAAGCTTTTATTAAGTGCCATGTTCACTTTTGTATTTAGCTTTAGTGCCTGGGCACAACAAACAAATACAACTACAACCAAAAGCAGTGTGACTGTTAACAGCAGTAGTTTGAATGCTGTAAAGCAGATCAATGATCATTCTGTAAATAATGCCCGTAAGTCTACCAAGGCATTGAGCAATAAAAATTCCGTTGTGATTTTTCCCAACCCGGCTCGTCACACTTTAAGTGTGCGGTCTTCGGGAGGCAAAGAAACGTTTGATCGTACCATGATTTTTACTACTTATGGTAAATTGATCAAGAGTGCAGGGAAAGGAAGTACCAAAATCGATATTAGAAGTTTACCCGCAGGTACTTACTTTGTAAGAGTACAGAGCAACGGCAACACCATCACGAAAAAACTAATTAAAGAATAA